A genomic stretch from Lathyrus oleraceus cultivar Zhongwan6 chromosome 2, CAAS_Psat_ZW6_1.0, whole genome shotgun sequence includes:
- the LOC127121084 gene encoding uncharacterized protein LOC127121084, translating into MDTAREELPDTMAAVKLSAMEISDLTTELTDFGQEITQGVRSSTRAVRSVEQGLRGLTTMPSSSASLQGMEYSPYTEADSGALSVGRNARGMKEGIIKGRSMLKMFFSLAKFSSFALNFITRRGKR; encoded by the exons ATGGATACAGCAAGAGAGGAACTTCCTGATACCATGGCTGCAGTTAAATTATCAGCCATGGAAATCAGTGACTTAACCACCGAGCTCACTGATTTTGG ACAAGAGATTACCCAAGGTGTTAGAAGCTCCACTCGCGCGGTTCGCTCGGTGGAGCAGGGGCTTCGCGGTTTGACCACTATGCCTTCTTCTTCAG CTTCTTTGCAGGGAATGGAATACAGCCCCTATACTGAGGCTGATTCGGGTGCACTTTCGGTGGGAAGAAATGCAAGGGGCATGAAAGAGGGTATTATTAAGGGTCGTTCTATGTTGAAGATGTTTTTCTCCCTTGCCAAATTTTCAAGTTTTGCTCTCAACTTCATCACCAGACGTGGAAAAAGGTAG